One Campylobacter sp. RM16192 genomic region harbors:
- the thiS gene encoding sulfur carrier protein ThiS: protein MLIINGKDESGFIGKSVHEFACQKGFNKEYMAVEINGEILPRDKFDSKFNDGDRVEIVCFVGGG from the coding sequence ATGCTTATTATAAACGGAAAAGATGAGAGTGGCTTCATCGGAAAAAGCGTCCATGAATTCGCTTGTCAAAAAGGATTCAATAAAGAGTATATGGCTGTGGAAATCAATGGCGAGATTTTGCCGAGGGATAAATTTGACTCCAAATTCAATGATGGAGATAGAGTCGAGATAGTTTGTTTTGTAGGTGGTGGATGA
- a CDS encoding acyl-CoA thioesterase has product MQISKTTIIKAQFFDVDSMNVVWHGNYVKYLETARCELLDEIGYNYENMKKDGFAFPIVKLDIKYVRPVFFADEIEVEARLVDFESFLKISYLIKNHKTKEKISVANTSQIAIDMINKETCTIMPDSFKEAVEKYLKRSSE; this is encoded by the coding sequence GTGCAAATCTCAAAAACAACTATAATAAAAGCTCAATTTTTTGATGTGGATTCTATGAATGTCGTATGGCACGGCAATTATGTAAAATACTTAGAGACTGCACGCTGCGAGCTGCTAGACGAGATAGGCTATAACTACGAAAACATGAAAAAAGATGGCTTTGCCTTTCCTATCGTGAAACTTGATATCAAATATGTAAGGCCTGTATTTTTCGCAGATGAGATTGAGGTGGAAGCTAGATTGGTGGATTTTGAAAGCTTTTTAAAGATATCTTATCTAATTAAAAATCATAAGACCAAAGAGAAGATAAGCGTTGCCAACACCTCACAAATCGCTATAGATATGATAAATAAAGAGACTTGTACTATTATGCCGGATAGCTTTAAGGAAGCTGTCGAAAAGTACCTTAAAAGGAGTTCGGAATGA
- a CDS encoding LolA family protein: MKILLAILTTTISLFAISSEDIRANIKTQNIDGNFTQTKILVGFPNAFKSYGNFSLKESELIWHTLKPINAKVIIGEDGIFEQRGEGLVKIGQNFDKKLFLSIVKLDLDELKKEFDIQILSLQNGWKIDLKPKNILFRQIFSYISVFGDKFVEKIELAEVSGDKTINEFYDIR; the protein is encoded by the coding sequence ATGAAAATTTTATTAGCTATTTTGACTACTACAATCAGCCTTTTTGCTATAAGCTCTGAGGATATAAGGGCTAATATAAAAACTCAAAATATAGATGGAAATTTCACTCAAACTAAGATTTTAGTCGGATTTCCTAATGCTTTTAAGAGCTATGGAAATTTTTCTTTGAAAGAGAGCGAGCTTATCTGGCACACTTTAAAGCCTATTAATGCAAAAGTTATCATAGGAGAGGATGGAATTTTTGAGCAAAGAGGTGAGGGTTTAGTAAAAATAGGACAAAATTTTGATAAAAAGCTCTTTTTGTCAATCGTTAAACTTGATCTGGATGAGCTTAAAAAAGAGTTTGATATCCAAATTTTAAGCCTTCAAAATGGCTGGAAAATAGATCTAAAGCCAAAAAATATTTTATTTAGGCAAATTTTTTCTTATATATCAGTATTTGGAGATAAATTTGTAGAAAAAATCGAATTGGCTGAGGTTAGCGGTGATAAGACGATAAATGAATTTTATGACATAAGATGA
- a CDS encoding glycosyltransferase family 2 protein → MSKYAFLIPFYNHPERINELIEALKAYKLDIIIVDDGSDEASKEVLKGIKDILLLERKSNGGKGAAMKDGFKFAIDNGFTHVLQVDADFQHDVSMIDEFLEISNKFPKDIICANPIYDNTAPKSRVYGRKITNFWVAINTLSLKIKDAMCGFRIYPLKEIEEAIKISKTNRMEFDIEILVNAHRCGLKTQWIDIRVSYQECGISHFKMLRDNAMISLMHARGFFSLPKFIFQELFSKNNSELWWKKNEKSNSFFLRLTLILTQYLPVFLLNFVIKIVVFFYYLTSKEERENIEEFRRNLANFAGENVLKNTSVFGNFYQFGVAICDKFRVWKGKIGFQELDIVNVEYVKTELTRAKRGQILLTAHLGNIEICKKLATSVDGFAIVILAYDENVRKFNDIINEISGEKIRILLVNELDVRAMLELKTIVDSGTHIGIMGDRVPINGDKFTNISFLGKEAKFNHGPYIIAGILGVKISSLWCQKINDKFRIEFTKIADEIKLSRDKVTSVRPYLKNYVNELEHRCKQTPEQWFNFYDFWRQ, encoded by the coding sequence ATGAGCAAATACGCCTTTTTGATACCATTTTATAATCATCCAGAGCGCATCAATGAATTAATAGAGGCTCTAAAAGCTTATAAGCTTGATATTATTATCGTGGATGATGGCTCTGATGAAGCCAGCAAAGAGGTTTTAAAAGGGATTAAAGATATATTGCTATTAGAGCGTAAGAGTAATGGCGGCAAGGGTGCCGCTATGAAAGATGGGTTTAAGTTTGCTATTGATAATGGCTTTACTCATGTGCTTCAGGTTGATGCAGATTTTCAACATGATGTAAGCATGATAGATGAATTTTTAGAGATTAGTAATAAATTTCCTAAAGATATAATATGCGCAAACCCCATCTATGACAATACCGCTCCAAAGTCAAGGGTTTATGGAAGAAAGATTACAAATTTTTGGGTGGCTATAAATACACTGAGTCTTAAGATAAAAGATGCGATGTGCGGCTTTAGAATCTATCCTCTTAAAGAGATAGAAGAGGCTATAAAAATAAGCAAGACAAATAGGATGGAATTTGATATAGAAATCCTTGTAAACGCACATAGATGCGGGCTAAAAACTCAGTGGATAGATATAAGAGTGAGTTATCAAGAATGCGGAATATCTCATTTTAAAATGCTTAGAGATAATGCAATGATAAGTCTTATGCATGCTAGAGGATTTTTTTCTCTGCCTAAATTTATCTTTCAGGAGCTTTTTTCTAAAAACAATAGTGAGCTGTGGTGGAAGAAGAACGAGAAGTCAAATAGCTTTTTTTTAAGGCTCACATTGATTTTGACTCAATATCTGCCAGTATTTTTACTAAATTTTGTGATCAAGATAGTTGTGTTTTTTTACTATCTTACTTCTAAAGAAGAGCGTGAGAACATAGAAGAATTTAGGCGAAATTTAGCAAATTTTGCAGGCGAAAATGTGCTAAAAAACACAAGCGTATTTGGAAATTTTTATCAATTTGGTGTGGCTATTTGCGATAAATTTCGTGTATGGAAAGGCAAAATAGGCTTTCAAGAACTTGATATAGTAAATGTAGAATATGTAAAAACCGAGCTAACAAGAGCAAAAAGAGGTCAAATTTTATTGACCGCTCATCTTGGAAATATTGAAATTTGTAAAAAGCTAGCCACAAGCGTGGACGGCTTTGCAATAGTTATTTTGGCATATGACGAGAATGTTAGAAAATTTAACGATATCATAAACGAGATAAGCGGGGAAAAGATACGAATACTGCTTGTAAACGAGCTTGACGTAAGAGCTATGCTGGAGCTTAAAACCATTGTAGATAGCGGAACTCATATAGGTATAATGGGAGATCGCGTGCCGATAAACGGAGATAAATTTACAAATATAAGCTTTTTGGGAAAAGAGGCTAAATTTAATCACGGCCCATATATAATAGCCGGTATTTTGGGAGTAAAAATAAGCTCTCTTTGGTGCCAAAAGATAAATGATAAATTTAGGATAGAATTTACTAAGATAGCAGACGAGATAAAGCTTTCGAGGGATAAAGTAACTAGCGTGAGGCCTTATTTGAAAAATTATGTAAACGAGCTAGAGCATCGCTGCAAGCAGACTCCCGAGCAATGGTTTAACTTTTATGATTTTTGGAGGCAGTAG
- a CDS encoding thiazole synthase, protein MMDIKDDFLELGGHKFSSRFILGSGKFSLTLLEAAIKDAKAQIVTLALRRVNEGGSENILDFIPKDITILPNTSGARNADEAVRIAKLARELGCGDFVKVECIKDSRYLLPDNYETIKATEKLANLGFIVMPYMYPDLNVARDLVNAGAACVMPLGAPIGTNKGLATREFIKILIDEIELPVIVDAGIGNPAQACEAMQMGCAAVMANTAIATSGDVRAMAKAFALSIEAGRLAYLAGLGEISEAARASSPLSGFLE, encoded by the coding sequence ATGATGGATATTAAAGATGATTTTTTAGAGCTTGGCGGGCATAAATTTAGCTCTCGCTTTATATTGGGTTCTGGTAAGTTTTCTTTAACTTTACTTGAGGCTGCGATAAAAGACGCAAAAGCTCAGATCGTTACACTCGCGCTTCGCAGAGTAAATGAAGGCGGAAGTGAAAATATACTTGATTTTATCCCGAAGGATATTACCATCCTGCCAAACACCTCAGGAGCCAGAAACGCCGATGAAGCCGTGCGTATCGCAAAACTTGCGCGTGAGCTTGGATGTGGCGACTTCGTTAAAGTCGAGTGTATAAAAGACAGCAGATATCTGCTACCTGATAACTACGAGACGATAAAAGCGACGGAAAAACTTGCGAATTTGGGCTTTATCGTGATGCCTTACATGTATCCTGATCTAAACGTAGCGCGCGATCTTGTAAATGCAGGTGCTGCTTGCGTGATGCCTCTTGGCGCGCCTATTGGCACAAATAAAGGACTCGCCACTCGTGAATTTATCAAAATTTTAATAGACGAGATAGAACTGCCCGTGATAGTTGATGCAGGTATCGGAAACCCCGCTCAGGCTTGTGAGGCTATGCAGATGGGTTGCGCTGCCGTGATGGCAAATACGGCTATAGCCACTTCAGGAGATGTGCGAGCGATGGCAAAAGCTTTTGCACTCTCTATTGAGGCTGGCAGGCTTGCTTATCTGGCGGGGCTTGGCGAGATTAGCGAAGCGGCAAGAGCGTCTAGTCCGTTAAGCGGATTTTTGGAGTAG
- the thiH gene encoding 2-iminoacetate synthase ThiH, whose amino-acid sequence MSYMDGMQRIDKSLMNRVLNLRENYNYEGYTKSDVKRALGMSRVDVEGLRALLSPAAGEFLEEMAARAQSDMKRHFGNGIELFTPLYISNFCDSNCVYCGFSSHNKISRLRLKVDEIKTELESIAKSGLKDVLILTGESAKKRDLSYIGEACKEASKLFSNVGVEIYPLNSDEYAYLHECGVDYVIVFQETYSPEKYAKVHIGGQKMSFAYRFNAQERALMGGMRGVGFAALLGLDDFRKDAFATAIHANFIQQKYPHAEIAISCPRLRPAKNKSEVNAGEVDEKSLFQVICAYRIFLPFANITISTRENAKFRNGIIKVAASKISAGVSVGVGTHLDGVKRGDEQFEIDDTRGVDEIYKDILALNLQPVMSNHIYV is encoded by the coding sequence ATGAGCTATATGGACGGCATGCAGCGCATAGATAAAAGCTTGATGAATCGTGTCTTAAATTTGCGTGAAAACTACAACTATGAGGGCTATACAAAGTCTGATGTAAAAAGAGCTCTTGGTATGAGTCGTGTCGATGTAGAAGGGCTTCGTGCGCTTTTAAGTCCTGCGGCTGGCGAGTTTTTAGAAGAGATGGCGGCGCGCGCTCAAAGTGATATGAAAAGGCATTTTGGAAACGGCATTGAGCTTTTTACTCCGCTTTATATCTCAAATTTTTGTGATAGTAACTGCGTGTATTGCGGATTTAGCTCGCATAATAAAATTTCGCGCCTAAGGCTAAAGGTAGATGAGATAAAAACAGAGCTTGAAAGTATCGCAAAAAGCGGACTTAAGGACGTGCTAATCCTTACGGGTGAGAGTGCTAAGAAGCGCGATTTAAGCTATATCGGAGAAGCTTGCAAGGAGGCTTCAAAGCTATTTAGCAATGTCGGAGTTGAGATTTATCCGCTAAATTCTGACGAATACGCATACCTGCATGAGTGTGGCGTGGATTATGTGATAGTGTTTCAAGAGACTTATAGTCCCGAAAAATATGCCAAGGTTCATATCGGCGGACAAAAGATGAGCTTTGCTTACCGCTTTAACGCTCAAGAAAGAGCTCTTATGGGCGGTATGAGAGGTGTCGGATTTGCCGCCTTACTTGGGCTTGATGACTTTAGAAAAGATGCTTTTGCGACGGCGATTCATGCAAATTTCATTCAGCAAAAATACCCGCATGCAGAAATCGCTATATCCTGCCCTCGACTAAGACCTGCTAAAAATAAAAGTGAAGTAAATGCGGGCGAAGTTGATGAAAAAAGCCTTTTTCAGGTAATTTGCGCTTATAGAATTTTTCTTCCTTTTGCTAATATCACGATCTCAACGCGCGAGAATGCCAAATTTAGAAACGGTATCATAAAAGTAGCCGCTAGCAAAATTTCAGCAGGAGTTAGCGTTGGAGTCGGCACTCACTTGGATGGAGTCAAAAGAGGCGATGAGCAGTTTGAGATAGACGATACTCGTGGAGTGGATGAAATTTATAAAGATATCTTAGCTCTTAATCTGCAACCTGTGATGAGTAATCACATCTATGTTTGA
- a CDS encoding EamA family transporter, whose translation MNKLVFVTLLWAFSFSLIGEFLAGRVDSYFAAFSRVFLALLVFLPFMKFEAKNAAMYAKITLIGAIQIGAMYIFYYNSFLYLSVPEVALFTIFTPFYVSVVYDLFARRLRPLYLLSVAVAVLGAFIIKYGSINSSFWLGFLMVQGANLCFGVGQSAYKFLLEDKGFNEQKGLFGWFFVGACLVTGFAFGMFGNFEKISLDTTQSLVLLWLGVGASGLGYFMWNKGACEVDSGTLAIMNNALIPAAIIVNLVFWHKDADLARLIIGGVVIYMSLLIHNRIISYYQKNI comes from the coding sequence GTGAATAAACTTGTTTTTGTAACGTTGCTTTGGGCTTTTAGTTTTAGTTTGATAGGGGAGTTTTTAGCAGGCAGGGTAGATAGCTATTTTGCGGCATTTTCGCGCGTTTTTTTAGCGCTTTTGGTCTTTTTGCCCTTTATGAAATTTGAGGCAAAAAATGCCGCCATGTACGCTAAAATCACACTTATCGGAGCTATTCAAATAGGAGCTATGTATATCTTTTACTATAACTCGTTTTTGTATCTAAGTGTGCCTGAAGTAGCGCTTTTTACGATATTTACACCTTTTTATGTGAGCGTGGTTTATGATCTTTTCGCTAGGCGTTTGCGACCTCTTTATCTACTTAGCGTTGCGGTTGCGGTTTTGGGAGCTTTTATCATCAAATACGGCAGTATAAATAGCAGCTTTTGGCTTGGATTTTTAATGGTTCAGGGTGCGAATTTATGCTTTGGCGTTGGACAGAGTGCGTATAAATTTTTACTTGAAGATAAAGGATTTAACGAACAAAAGGGTCTTTTTGGCTGGTTTTTTGTAGGAGCTTGCTTGGTAACGGGATTTGCGTTTGGTATGTTTGGAAATTTTGAGAAAATTTCGCTTGATACGACTCAGTCTTTAGTGCTTCTATGGCTTGGGGTCGGAGCTAGCGGACTTGGGTATTTTATGTGGAACAAAGGTGCTTGCGAGGTTGATAGTGGCACTTTGGCGATCATGAATAACGCGCTTATACCTGCTGCGATCATCGTAAATTTAGTATTTTGGCATAAGGATGCAGACCTTGCGCGCCTTATCATCGGTGGAGTAGTTATATATATGTCCTTACTAATTCACAATAGAATAATCTCTTATTATCAAAAAAATATTTAG
- a CDS encoding thiamine phosphate synthase: MFELICVTNRHLSSDFLGDLSHIVSEKKPNAVILREKDLDECEYEHLVLEVLKITKNSSTRLILHTHLDVALSLGIKNLHLSFGEFLKFNETKTKRDLVKNENLTIGVSVHSLDEAILAQNLGASYVIAGHIFKTKSHEGAPPRGLEFLKEICANLNIKTYAIGGINFKNLSLIKDVGASGACMMREFLEFEPQTAGS, from the coding sequence ATGTTTGAGCTCATTTGTGTTACAAATAGGCACTTAAGTAGCGATTTTTTAGGAGATTTATCGCATATAGTTAGCGAAAAAAAGCCAAATGCTGTCATCTTAAGAGAAAAGGACTTGGATGAGTGCGAGTATGAACATTTGGTCTTAGAGGTGCTAAAAATCACTAAAAATTCAAGCACTAGGCTTATTTTGCATACTCATTTGGATGTTGCTTTAAGTCTTGGAATTAAAAATTTACACCTTTCTTTTGGAGAGTTTTTGAAATTTAACGAGACAAAAACGAAACGAGACTTGGTTAAAAATGAAAATTTAACTATCGGAGTTTCGGTTCATTCTCTCGACGAAGCCATTCTAGCACAAAATTTAGGTGCAAGTTATGTCATAGCAGGGCATATCTTTAAAACTAAGAGTCATGAGGGTGCACCACCTAGAGGGCTAGAATTTTTAAAAGAAATTTGTGCAAATTTAAACATCAAAACATACGCTATCGGCGGGATAAATTTCAAAAATTTAAGCCTTATAAAGGATGTTGGAGCTAGTGGAGCTTGCATGATGAGGGAGTTTTTGGAATTTGAGCCGCAGACGGCGGGAAGCTAG
- a CDS encoding methylated-DNA--[protein]-cysteine S-methyltransferase, which yields MQKTHLKSPIGILEICADENGICELNFVDKFVKTEVKDKNLKLCLKELDEYFNGNLHEFKCKFQISGTPFQKSVYEALLKIPYGKTITYAELAKNIERQKACRAVGSANSKNKIPIIIPCHRVIAGNSLGGYSGGEGLKTKIWLINHEDTHKSNN from the coding sequence TTGCAAAAAACCCACTTAAAATCCCCAATAGGCATCTTAGAAATTTGCGCAGATGAAAACGGAATTTGCGAGCTAAATTTCGTGGATAAATTTGTAAAAACAGAGGTTAAAGATAAAAATTTAAAGCTTTGCTTAAAAGAGCTTGATGAGTATTTTAATGGAAATTTGCACGAGTTTAAATGCAAATTTCAAATTTCAGGTACTCCTTTTCAAAAAAGCGTATATGAAGCGCTGCTTAAAATTCCTTACGGAAAGACCATAACCTATGCCGAGCTAGCTAAAAACATAGAGAGGCAAAAAGCTTGCCGTGCGGTCGGCTCTGCAAACAGCAAAAACAAAATCCCTATCATCATCCCTTGTCACCGAGTGATTGCTGGCAACTCACTTGGCGGATACTCAGGCGGCGAAGGTTTAAAAACAAAAATTTGGCTGATAAATCATGAAGATACCCATAAATCAAATAATTAA